The genomic window TGAGGAATACCACACGTTACCGTCAAGGGCCATTTGCTCAATCACACTGGCTAAACGCAAAGCTTTGAGAGCTTGCTGCCCGCCGACAGAAGGTTGATTTCCCCCCCGGACGCAGTTGACAAAATGCTCTAGCTCTGCATGAAGCGGCTCAATATTGCTGGTATAGACTTTTTCAATTAGACCATCCTGCCGGTAAAGCACTTGGCCATAGTCCGTCATGTAGTTGGCAGTTGTTTGCCGGTGAATCAAGATTTCATTATTGAGAAAATCCGCCTCCGTTAGCGAATTCTTACAATGAGCCACAATTCGCCGCAGTTTTCGGTGAGTCACTTTGCTCGCCGTCAGCGTGGCCACAATCCCATTCGCAAAGCCAAGGGTCGCGGTCACATAATCTAAAAATCCAGAACCAGAAGCGCGACTGCCACTAGCCGTTAGCTTAACCACAGGAGCCTCTGCCAGCTCTAAAAGCAGGTCAATGTCATGAATCATCAGATCCAAGACCACAGACACATCGTTAGCCCGGTGAGAATAAGGACTCATGCGATGGGCTTCTAAAGCCAGCAATTCTTCTGTCTTTAGTACCTTGCTAAGTTCTTGGAAGGCTGGGTTAAAGCGTTCAATATGCCCCACTTGTAGAATGCAGCCTGATTCAGCGGCAGCATTGACCAGAGATTCAGCCTCCGTAATGCTGGCAGCAATCGGCTTTTCAATCAAGACATGGACACCGGCATGGAGACAAGTCATGCCTACCGAGTGATGCAGTCTTGTTGGAACGGCAATACAAACGGCCTCCACATGGGGGAGGAGGTCACGATAATCTTCAAAAAAGCGAATCCGATATTTACTGGCAGTGTCTAGACCCCGCTCTACACTAATGTCGGCCACACCCACTAGCTCTACGTCTTTCAACAAGCTAAGAACGCGGGTGTGATGCTGTCCCATGTTCCCAACCCCTATCACCCCAATTCGGATGGGTTCGGGTTGATTTCGCGGTACATAAGCGTTTGAACATCCCACTGATATGCGATCTTGCACTCCTGGATTCTCCTCCTCCACCACAAAGCTTTAGCCTTTGGGCAGCCATTAGCCGCCTC from Microcoleus sp. FACHB-672 includes these protein-coding regions:
- a CDS encoding Gfo/Idh/MocA family oxidoreductase — its product is MQDRISVGCSNAYVPRNQPEPIRIGVIGVGNMGQHHTRVLSLLKDVELVGVADISVERGLDTASKYRIRFFEDYRDLLPHVEAVCIAVPTRLHHSVGMTCLHAGVHVLIEKPIAASITEAESLVNAAAESGCILQVGHIERFNPAFQELSKVLKTEELLALEAHRMSPYSHRANDVSVVLDLMIHDIDLLLELAEAPVVKLTASGSRASGSGFLDYVTATLGFANGIVATLTASKVTHRKLRRIVAHCKNSLTEADFLNNEILIHRQTTANYMTDYGQVLYRQDGLIEKVYTSNIEPLHAELEHFVNCVRGGNQPSVGGQQALKALRLASVIEQMALDGNVWYSSDAERSSLHPSTVTVM